A region of Roseobacter litoralis Och 149 DNA encodes the following proteins:
- a CDS encoding adenylate/guanylate cyclase domain-containing protein: protein MSSSEQKTVILAADIVGYSRMMEVDHGATLEALRNVRDTIVEPCIAAGGGTIIKRLGDGWLAAFDGCSDACASAIKIQDLLADDGAPELRIGIHEGPASFVDEDVFGTGVNIASRLEALAKPGGIAISDAVFVNLSIDLRVSFENAGARVLKNIAEPVKVWAFGGIPPTAMTSEPISILLENFVEEASPDTLSPEIVEATAIELEKYRWLHVLRPDNEGAPSKYILNATLRRSGDRIRLTVHLSARHDRRRLWSERFDRIVIDEFELTDELGLALALRICAEIDAHEKVQAQMRPPEQLNAGELSARANDLMSSGQSDGFDEADAMLTRAVALEPRNTSAQIQKSFVGYRKAMSGAWPVQATLAAAIQPAIDVVRIDPKMPGGYVMLASVNGMMGKTEAALEAAAQVERLNPNAWGAPHGRSIAYTFAAPDWARTHDPEALHAVSNAERTLELAQSSKFRSGHLFFLGIAQLLHDAPDLQPGISILERSAGAAGSNWWPSLFLALAELRRGNRQVAQQHMAAAHILFPALSLSAIADIFDRSRLWPVWQVELEQLPEIGLFT, encoded by the coding sequence GTGAGTTCTTCAGAGCAAAAAACTGTCATTCTGGCAGCGGACATCGTTGGATATTCGCGGATGATGGAGGTGGATCACGGTGCCACGTTGGAGGCCCTGAGAAACGTTCGCGACACTATTGTCGAGCCATGCATTGCAGCGGGCGGCGGCACGATCATAAAGCGTCTTGGGGATGGGTGGCTGGCCGCGTTTGACGGATGCTCGGACGCGTGCGCATCGGCAATCAAGATACAAGACTTATTGGCCGATGATGGTGCCCCAGAACTCCGCATAGGAATTCACGAGGGACCGGCCAGCTTTGTGGATGAAGATGTCTTTGGGACCGGCGTAAATATCGCGTCGCGACTAGAGGCGCTCGCAAAACCGGGCGGCATCGCCATTTCCGATGCTGTCTTTGTAAACCTGTCCATAGACTTGCGAGTGTCGTTTGAGAATGCGGGGGCCCGGGTCCTCAAGAACATTGCAGAGCCGGTAAAGGTCTGGGCGTTTGGCGGCATTCCTCCGACAGCGATGACATCTGAACCGATTTCTATCCTATTGGAGAATTTCGTCGAAGAGGCATCACCCGACACCCTTTCCCCGGAGATCGTGGAGGCAACCGCAATAGAGCTCGAGAAGTATCGTTGGCTGCATGTCCTTCGGCCGGACAACGAGGGCGCACCTTCGAAGTATATCTTGAACGCGACACTGCGCCGGTCCGGAGATCGGATACGCCTTACAGTCCACCTTTCCGCACGACATGACAGGCGGCGGCTTTGGAGTGAACGGTTTGATCGGATCGTCATCGATGAGTTCGAGCTCACAGACGAGCTCGGTTTGGCGCTTGCTTTGCGGATCTGCGCAGAGATAGACGCACATGAAAAAGTGCAAGCCCAGATGCGTCCACCAGAACAGTTGAACGCGGGCGAACTCAGTGCGCGCGCCAATGATCTGATGTCCTCAGGCCAATCTGACGGATTTGATGAAGCGGACGCTATGCTCACGCGGGCGGTTGCGCTCGAACCAAGGAACACGTCAGCTCAGATACAGAAATCTTTCGTGGGTTACCGCAAAGCGATGAGCGGTGCGTGGCCCGTACAGGCAACGCTCGCGGCGGCAATACAACCTGCCATAGACGTCGTCCGGATAGACCCCAAAATGCCGGGTGGCTATGTCATGCTGGCCAGTGTGAACGGCATGATGGGCAAAACGGAAGCCGCGCTTGAAGCCGCGGCGCAAGTTGAACGCTTGAACCCGAATGCTTGGGGCGCACCGCATGGAAGATCCATTGCGTACACATTTGCGGCGCCAGACTGGGCTCGAACGCACGATCCTGAAGCTTTGCACGCGGTCTCGAATGCAGAACGGACATTGGAGCTAGCGCAATCTTCGAAGTTTCGATCTGGACACCTTTTCTTTCTGGGCATTGCTCAGCTGCTGCATGATGCACCAGACCTGCAACCTGGCATTTCCATTTTGGAAAGGTCAGCGGGTGCTGCTGGGTCGAATTGGTGGCCAAGCCTGTTTCTCGCTTTAGCCGAACTGCGGCGGGGCAACAGGCAGGTTGCCCAACAACATATGGCAGCAGCGCACATTCTGTTTCCAGCACTGTCATTGTCCGCCATCGCCGACATTTTCGACAGAAGCCGACTTTGGCCAGTCTGGCAGGTGGAACTGGAGCAATTGCCCGAAATCGGCCTGTTTACCTAG
- a CDS encoding ester cyclase, with protein MTQYETAKAFFEACETGKGWEGCTTFCHDGATFSCQADALAETTTLAGYAEWMKGLLTPVPDGRYKLTAFAVDEARGTVVACAEFHGTQTGEGGPVAPTGKTVVSDYAYVIQFNGDKISHMTKIWNDVHALRGLGWA; from the coding sequence ATGACACAATACGAAACCGCCAAAGCTTTTTTCGAAGCCTGCGAAACCGGCAAAGGATGGGAGGGCTGCACGACTTTCTGCCACGATGGGGCGACGTTTTCATGTCAGGCAGATGCGCTGGCAGAAACCACAACCCTCGCCGGTTATGCGGAGTGGATGAAGGGGCTTCTGACACCCGTACCGGATGGCCGTTACAAGCTGACAGCCTTTGCAGTCGATGAGGCACGCGGAACCGTTGTGGCGTGCGCCGAATTTCATGGAACGCAAACCGGCGAAGGCGGGCCAGTTGCGCCAACGGGCAAAACGGTGGTCTCGGATTACGCCTATGTCATTCAGTTTAACGGCGACAAGATTAGCCATATGACCAAGATCTGGAACGATGTGCACGCGCTGCGCGGTCTGGGGTGGGCGTGA
- a CDS encoding GNAT family N-acetyltransferase: MTHNFEIRKATPRDENSVRLCAEDAYEQYVAAIGKKPAPMVADFGSLIASGSVYVAAETDAELIGFIVFYQKDDHFMLENVAVRSSAAGKGVGKRLITFCEEKAKQAGAKRIKLYTNEKMSENLSIYPHLGYQETDRKTEDGFNRVFFEKSL; encoded by the coding sequence TTGACGCATAATTTCGAAATCAGAAAAGCAACGCCAAGAGATGAGAACAGCGTTCGATTGTGCGCTGAGGATGCCTATGAACAGTACGTTGCCGCTATCGGCAAGAAACCGGCACCCATGGTGGCAGACTTCGGTTCGCTTATCGCATCCGGTTCAGTCTACGTCGCAGCGGAAACGGATGCGGAGTTGATCGGATTTATAGTATTCTATCAAAAAGATGATCACTTCATGTTGGAAAACGTTGCCGTGCGTTCGAGTGCGGCGGGCAAGGGCGTCGGAAAGCGCTTGATTACCTTTTGCGAGGAAAAAGCAAAGCAAGCCGGTGCAAAGCGGATCAAACTCTACACAAACGAAAAAATGTCAGAAAACCTGTCGATCTATCCTCACCTTGGCTATCAAGAGACTGATCGTAAAACGGAAGACGGTTTCAACCGCGTGTTCTTTGAAAAGTCGCTGTAG
- a CDS encoding adenylate/guanylate cyclase domain-containing protein — translation MTEHRKLAAILVADIVGFSRLVGNNEERTLSELREINLGIVDPTISLHHGRLVKRTGDGVLVEFRSVVQAARCAIALQDAMHERNRSVDHAHRIEYRIGVHLGDVIEEGDGDLMGDGVNIAARLEALAVPGAICMSEDAYRQVRSRLEVEISDLGEHELKNIAEPMRVYAIYSGTMTAPHLEHGRSATASVPSSKPCIAVLPFANMSADPEQDYFADGIVEELTTGLARMRWLTVISRNSAFAFKDKAMDVRRIGRDLSVGYIVEGSVRKAANSVRISAKMIDTESGAHLWGEAFTGRLDDIFDLQDEVTAGIVAAVEPSLKQAEIDRAKRKRQENLSAYDLYLRALDQAHKFTQEARDSALKLLDEAIKIDPDYAEAHGVAAYCHQQRYLWGGCDPQDRLASLHHAEAVAEGRTDDATPLSFAAMALSALDNQHEVAATMLARALDLSPNSALALICRSLVMTILGKPEKGAVDAAQSLRLSPFDPLRHIPECVLAIAMLAVGHSKEAVDHARRAVDANPMFTPGRATLALCLVEDERIDEAADVMRTVLAKAPDTRISNLHERLLIVNGLGFDRVSAAMRLAGLPE, via the coding sequence ATGACCGAACACCGAAAACTTGCTGCGATCCTGGTTGCCGACATCGTCGGCTTCAGTCGGCTGGTCGGCAACAACGAGGAGCGAACGCTGTCAGAGTTGCGTGAGATCAACCTGGGCATCGTCGATCCGACCATTTCTTTGCATCACGGGCGTCTTGTCAAAAGAACGGGTGACGGCGTCCTTGTTGAATTTCGCAGCGTGGTCCAAGCGGCCCGTTGCGCCATCGCGTTGCAAGATGCCATGCACGAGCGCAATCGCTCAGTCGATCATGCGCACCGGATCGAGTACCGCATAGGCGTCCACCTCGGCGACGTCATCGAGGAAGGCGACGGCGATTTGATGGGCGACGGCGTCAACATCGCGGCCAGACTGGAGGCCTTGGCGGTGCCAGGAGCAATCTGCATGTCAGAGGACGCTTATCGCCAAGTCAGGTCGCGCCTCGAAGTTGAGATAAGTGACCTAGGCGAACACGAACTCAAGAACATCGCCGAACCCATGAGGGTCTACGCAATTTACTCTGGCACGATGACGGCTCCGCATTTGGAACATGGCAGATCCGCGACTGCGTCAGTGCCATCGAGTAAGCCTTGCATTGCGGTTCTTCCTTTCGCCAACATGTCGGCCGATCCTGAACAAGATTATTTCGCCGACGGTATCGTTGAGGAACTGACGACTGGCCTGGCACGTATGCGTTGGTTGACTGTGATTTCGCGCAACTCTGCATTCGCTTTTAAGGACAAGGCCATGGATGTCCGCCGCATCGGCCGGGACCTCTCGGTTGGCTATATCGTCGAAGGCAGCGTACGCAAGGCAGCCAATAGCGTGAGAATTTCTGCCAAGATGATCGATACAGAGTCTGGAGCGCATCTTTGGGGCGAGGCATTCACGGGTCGCCTCGATGACATATTCGATCTCCAGGACGAGGTAACCGCAGGCATTGTCGCAGCAGTGGAGCCATCTCTGAAGCAGGCCGAGATAGATCGCGCGAAGCGCAAGAGACAGGAGAATCTCAGTGCGTATGATCTGTATCTCAGGGCACTCGATCAGGCGCACAAGTTCACGCAAGAGGCCCGAGACAGTGCGCTAAAGCTGCTCGACGAGGCGATAAAAATAGACCCGGACTACGCCGAAGCGCACGGTGTGGCCGCGTATTGTCACCAACAGAGATATCTCTGGGGTGGGTGCGACCCGCAGGATCGGTTGGCCTCTTTGCACCACGCCGAAGCAGTTGCAGAAGGGCGAACTGACGACGCAACGCCGCTTTCGTTTGCGGCAATGGCGCTGAGTGCCCTTGATAACCAGCACGAAGTGGCTGCAACAATGCTGGCCCGTGCCCTTGACCTGTCACCAAATTCAGCGCTTGCGCTCATCTGCCGCTCACTCGTCATGACTATTCTGGGAAAACCAGAAAAAGGTGCGGTAGATGCGGCGCAATCACTTCGGCTCAGCCCCTTCGACCCCCTGCGTCATATCCCGGAGTGCGTGCTTGCGATTGCCATGTTGGCAGTCGGTCACTCGAAAGAAGCCGTGGACCACGCGCGTCGTGCTGTCGATGCAAACCCTATGTTTACGCCCGGTCGTGCTACCTTGGCTCTTTGTCTCGTTGAGGACGAGCGTATTGATGAAGCCGCTGATGTCATGCGAACTGTCTTAGCCAAGGCACCAGACACACGTATCTCCAATCTTCACGAACGTTTGCTGATCGTGAATGGATTAGGGTTCGACCGTGTTTCGGCGGCGATGCGCCTTGCCGGACTCCCTGAATGA
- a CDS encoding DUF3489 domain-containing protein, with translation MTDKSTTSSEPGRGANRVPTSGRTSKKDQLIRMLSARAGAEIGAVSKKLGWQTHTTRAALSGLRKAGFELVGETPGDGKPRRYRIVARPADTGKTDMPGVTDAR, from the coding sequence ATGACCGATAAATCCACCACATCGTCCGAACCGGGCCGGGGCGCGAACCGCGTTCCGACCTCCGGGCGTACAAGCAAGAAGGATCAGCTGATCCGGATGTTGTCTGCCAGGGCAGGCGCCGAGATTGGTGCTGTCAGCAAAAAGCTCGGCTGGCAGACGCACACGACGCGGGCGGCGCTGTCAGGCTTGCGCAAAGCCGGCTTTGAGCTGGTGGGCGAGACGCCAGGCGATGGCAAGCCCAGGCGCTACCGGATTGTGGCCCGACCCGCTGATACCGGGAAAACAGATATGCCCGGGGTAACTGATGCCCGGTAA
- a CDS encoding threonine aldolase family protein, with amino-acid sequence MHDFYSDTQTRPSRAMREAMLEAPVGDERHLDDPSTNELCARVSKMLGMEAAMFLPSGTMCNQIAIAVHCDPGDEVICTRDSHILFAESGASAALSGVMHQPIDAVRGMMTPDQVAAAIRPRSSHAPRSRLLCTEQTVNLAGGAIWPAEQLKTVAKVAREHGLATHLDGARLLNAVVATGIPASVYAQGYDSAWIAFSKGLGCPVGSVLAGSQDFIDRAWLFKRRWGGAMRQTGVLTSMCLYALDHNVDRLVEDHDLTKVIARRVADVPIVEHVHPVETNIVLVDLRKSGLAARECMSKLKQEGVTVTAVGKHRLRIVTHMDVNTADADALIQEMLKLC; translated from the coding sequence ATGCATGACTTCTACTCAGATACACAGACCCGACCCAGCCGCGCCATGCGCGAAGCGATGCTGGAGGCTCCTGTTGGCGACGAACGGCATTTGGACGACCCGTCCACAAATGAACTTTGTGCCCGCGTTTCAAAGATGCTGGGCATGGAGGCGGCCATGTTTCTGCCCTCGGGCACCATGTGCAACCAGATCGCGATAGCTGTCCACTGCGATCCCGGTGATGAAGTGATTTGCACGCGGGACTCGCACATTCTGTTTGCCGAAAGTGGCGCATCCGCCGCGCTGTCTGGTGTGATGCACCAACCGATTGATGCGGTTCGCGGTATGATGACGCCGGATCAGGTAGCCGCCGCGATCCGTCCCCGGTCGTCGCACGCGCCGCGTAGCCGATTGCTTTGTACCGAGCAGACCGTGAATCTCGCGGGCGGAGCAATCTGGCCTGCCGAACAGTTGAAAACCGTTGCCAAGGTTGCGCGTGAGCATGGGCTTGCAACCCATCTGGATGGTGCGCGCCTCTTGAATGCCGTGGTCGCTACGGGAATCCCCGCGTCTGTCTACGCCCAAGGATATGACAGTGCGTGGATCGCGTTTTCCAAAGGGCTGGGGTGTCCGGTGGGATCGGTTCTTGCAGGATCGCAAGACTTCATCGATCGCGCCTGGCTCTTTAAACGTCGATGGGGCGGAGCGATGCGTCAAACCGGGGTGCTGACGTCCATGTGCCTCTATGCGCTTGATCACAACGTGGACCGACTGGTCGAAGACCATGACTTGACCAAAGTCATCGCCCGCAGGGTTGCAGATGTTCCTATCGTGGAACACGTTCATCCGGTTGAAACGAATATCGTGCTTGTCGATCTAAGGAAGTCCGGGCTGGCTGCCAGGGAGTGTATGTCCAAGCTTAAACAAGAGGGTGTGACGGTCACCGCAGTCGGAAAGCACAGGCTTCGTATTGTGACCCATATGGATGTGAACACAGCAGATGCCGATGCCCTGATTCAAGAAATGTTGAAGCTGTGCTGA
- a CDS encoding DUF2924 domain-containing protein, which yields MPGKPDPDRPRAMGAWEEAFGSPPPPYLSVAFMCKAVAYEAQCKASGGLPSSVRRSLRQIAEGKPVADAGDGGLRSGSHLVREWNGRTYQVEVVEGGYRIDGKDWASLSAIAKHITGTTWSGPRFFGLTRRAASGR from the coding sequence ATGCCCGGTAAGCCGGATCCGGACCGGCCGCGGGCGATGGGCGCGTGGGAGGAGGCTTTCGGGTCTCCTCCTCCGCCCTACCTGTCGGTGGCGTTCATGTGCAAGGCGGTGGCTTACGAAGCGCAGTGCAAGGCCTCGGGTGGACTTCCGTCATCCGTGCGCCGCAGCCTGCGGCAGATCGCGGAGGGCAAACCGGTGGCCGATGCCGGCGACGGGGGTCTTCGATCCGGTTCCCATCTCGTGCGGGAGTGGAACGGCCGGACCTACCAGGTCGAAGTTGTCGAAGGCGGTTATCGCATAGACGGGAAAGACTGGGCGTCGCTCTCGGCCATCGCAAAGCACATCACTGGTACCACATGGTCCGGCCCAAGGTTCTTCGGCCTGACCCGCAGGGCAGCGAGCGGCAGATGA
- a CDS encoding GNAT family N-acetyltransferase yields the protein MLAVAQSPSSHDAHHISVVSDLSEPGLRVALDDLLLEYYGVIVQKLGEAGMVHSYTPETLMASFWPKVHDLMPPNGRLIVAQDAKGRLVGCGTLHRVRPNAAEVKRLYVRPEAVGHGLGSAIVRQWIDSARAMGLDTLLVNVINSNRDPMGIFERFGFETTERYPECADPIEADPYFIYLRYHL from the coding sequence ATGCTTGCCGTTGCTCAATCACCGTCATCGCACGACGCGCACCATATCTCTGTGGTATCGGACCTATCCGAGCCCGGCCTGCGGGTGGCACTTGATGATCTTCTGTTGGAATACTACGGCGTTATTGTCCAAAAACTGGGCGAGGCCGGAATGGTCCACAGCTACACGCCGGAAACACTGATGGCGTCGTTTTGGCCCAAGGTGCATGACCTTATGCCACCAAACGGGCGGTTGATCGTCGCGCAGGATGCCAAGGGGCGGCTTGTGGGGTGCGGAACTTTGCACCGCGTGCGTCCCAACGCCGCCGAGGTAAAACGCCTCTATGTTCGGCCCGAGGCCGTAGGCCATGGATTGGGCAGTGCGATTGTGCGCCAATGGATCGACAGTGCGCGCGCCATGGGGCTGGATACGCTTTTGGTCAACGTGATCAACAGCAACCGCGACCCGATGGGGATATTTGAACGCTTCGGCTTTGAAACGACCGAGCGCTATCCAGAATGTGCCGACCCAATCGAAGCAGACCCCTATTTCATCTACTTGAGATACCATCTGTGA
- a CDS encoding recombinase family protein, with amino-acid sequence MKKIRCAIYTRKSSEDGLEQEFNSLHAQREACAAYIASQKHEGWVLVPDQYDDGGLSGGSLDRPALQHLLADIRDGKIDQIIVYKIDRLTRSLADFAKIVDILDAGGASFVSVTQSFNTATSMGRLTLNMLLSFAQFEREVTAERIRDKIAASKRRGLWMGGQVPMGYDPDGRTLTINEREARTIRTLYALYEQHGTIREVKAQADALDLRTRRRTLSSGETRGGGAFDRGHIHHILTNPIYAGRIRHRDKVHDGKHDPIIAPDRWDELQLRLQGKASRLRRRKTPRRVSLLCRKLFDETGDRLTPSH; translated from the coding sequence ATGAAGAAGATCCGCTGCGCCATCTACACCCGCAAGAGCTCGGAAGACGGGCTGGAGCAGGAGTTCAACTCCCTCCATGCCCAGCGGGAAGCCTGTGCCGCCTACATCGCCAGCCAGAAGCATGAGGGCTGGGTGCTGGTGCCGGATCAGTACGATGATGGCGGGCTCTCCGGTGGATCGCTGGACCGCCCGGCCCTGCAGCATCTACTGGCGGATATCCGGGACGGCAAGATCGACCAGATCATTGTCTACAAGATCGACCGACTGACCCGGTCGCTGGCCGACTTCGCAAAGATCGTCGATATCCTGGATGCAGGTGGCGCCTCCTTTGTCTCGGTGACGCAGTCCTTCAACACGGCCACCAGCATGGGCCGGCTGACATTGAACATGCTGCTGTCATTCGCGCAATTCGAGCGCGAGGTGACGGCGGAGCGGATCCGGGACAAGATCGCCGCCTCGAAACGCCGTGGGCTCTGGATGGGCGGGCAGGTGCCAATGGGGTATGATCCGGATGGAAGGACGCTCACCATCAATGAACGCGAAGCCAGAACGATCCGGACGCTCTACGCGCTCTACGAGCAGCATGGTACGATCCGGGAGGTGAAAGCGCAGGCCGATGCGCTGGATTTGCGCACCCGGCGCAGGACACTTTCTTCTGGCGAGACGCGCGGTGGCGGTGCCTTCGACCGCGGCCATATCCATCACATCCTGACGAACCCGATCTATGCTGGGCGCATCCGGCATCGTGACAAGGTGCATGATGGTAAGCACGACCCGATCATTGCGCCTGACCGTTGGGATGAGCTTCAACTGCGCCTGCAGGGTAAGGCCTCGCGCCTTCGCCGTCGCAAGACACCACGCCGCGTGTCGCTTCTCTGCAGGAAGCTCTTCGATGAAACCGGAGACCGGCTGACGCCATCGCATTAA
- a CDS encoding CynX/NimT family MFS transporter — protein MTRWHILSLLFLARTALGFQFQTLASVGDDLVVVFGLDYAGIGLLIGLFMAPGVVLALPAGLWGRYVSDRNMVGFGLIGMAVGGGLSSLAAGGWGLGTGRVVAGIGCLFAMIYFTKMVADWFEGREIATAMSILVMSWPFGIAMGQIGHAWLSQAYCWQVPFQVASAYCLIAGVGIYLFYRPPHDLPHANGGKRVAMTAQEWRLVICAAAAWGVFNAAYVTYLAFAPKVLEGHGQSAIAAAGIISIGSWIMIFSGAACGQIVDRFGGRNIVLAVCMGGAIAALLLLNLPGAGFGASLLFGLIGMAPAGVIMAMAGQAMRPQVRAFGMGIFFTVYYAIMLFTPPVAGAILDATGNAQGPMWLAMVLFATVVPLGIAFQFFKGAPMMGQERKV, from the coding sequence ATGACTCGCTGGCACATCCTCTCTCTGCTTTTTCTGGCGCGCACGGCGTTGGGGTTTCAATTCCAGACGCTCGCTTCGGTCGGGGATGATTTGGTGGTGGTTTTCGGGTTGGATTACGCTGGGATCGGCCTGCTGATCGGGCTTTTCATGGCGCCCGGTGTGGTGTTGGCTTTGCCTGCGGGGCTTTGGGGGCGTTACGTGTCTGACCGCAACATGGTCGGCTTTGGGCTGATCGGCATGGCAGTCGGAGGGGGGCTATCGTCGCTCGCGGCTGGGGGTTGGGGGTTGGGTACGGGCCGCGTCGTGGCGGGTATCGGGTGCCTGTTTGCGATGATATATTTCACCAAGATGGTCGCGGACTGGTTCGAGGGCCGCGAGATCGCGACCGCCATGAGCATTCTCGTCATGTCGTGGCCCTTTGGCATCGCCATGGGGCAAATTGGCCACGCGTGGCTTTCGCAAGCCTATTGCTGGCAGGTCCCGTTTCAGGTGGCCTCAGCGTATTGCCTGATCGCGGGGGTTGGTATTTATCTATTCTACCGTCCGCCGCACGATTTACCACATGCGAATGGCGGCAAAAGGGTCGCTATGACCGCCCAAGAATGGCGTCTGGTCATCTGTGCTGCTGCTGCTTGGGGCGTGTTCAACGCCGCTTATGTTACCTATCTTGCCTTTGCGCCCAAGGTTCTTGAGGGCCACGGCCAATCCGCTATCGCGGCCGCTGGCATCATCAGCATCGGCAGCTGGATCATGATCTTTTCTGGTGCGGCCTGCGGGCAGATCGTGGATCGCTTTGGTGGCCGCAATATCGTCTTGGCGGTCTGCATGGGCGGGGCCATTGCGGCGCTCTTGCTGCTCAACCTGCCGGGCGCTGGTTTCGGTGCAAGCCTGCTATTTGGTTTGATCGGCATGGCCCCAGCTGGCGTGATCATGGCGATGGCGGGCCAAGCCATGCGGCCCCAAGTCAGGGCCTTCGGTATGGGAATTTTCTTTACGGTTTACTATGCGATCATGTTGTTCACGCCGCCTGTCGCGGGTGCGATCCTTGATGCGACAGGCAATGCGCAGGGCCCAATGTGGCTGGCCATGGTCCTGTTCGCTACGGTCGTTCCGCTCGGCATTGCGTTCCAGTTTTTCAAAGGTGCGCCCATGATGGGTCAGGAAAGGAAAGTGTGA
- a CDS encoding D-amino acid dehydrogenase codes for MKKIAVIGAGVTGVTTAYALLNRGYDVSVFDQNRYAAMDTSFANGGQLSASNAEVWNQWSTVFKGMKWMLVRGAPLLVNPKPSWHKYSWMAEFMANIPHYHRNTVDTVRMAITARELLKSTAANEGFTFDVEERGILHIYNTKKEYDHATEVNALLTEGGLNREAMSPSEMKTLEPALEGDFYGGYFTQSDMTGDIHRYSTGLSEACKKKGAAFHFNSDVTHITHTAQGPVVHWKDAKDAKNDNQFDGMVICAGVGSRKFGKMLGDRVNVYPVKGYSITVNLNDETSRQAAPWISLLDDEAKIVTSRLGPDRFRVAGTAEFNGYNWDIRDDRVRPLVKWVEQKFPNVETEHAVPWAGLRPMMPNMVPMVKGGKRLGVYYNTGHGHLGWTLSAATAEIIAEKIKEEI; via the coding sequence ATGAAAAAAATTGCCGTTATCGGCGCCGGTGTTACCGGTGTAACCACCGCTTATGCGCTTTTAAACCGTGGCTATGATGTGAGCGTGTTTGACCAGAACCGCTATGCAGCGATGGATACATCTTTTGCAAATGGCGGGCAGTTGTCGGCTTCAAACGCCGAAGTATGGAACCAGTGGTCGACTGTGTTCAAGGGAATGAAGTGGATGCTCGTGCGCGGTGCCCCTTTGTTGGTCAATCCCAAACCCAGCTGGCACAAATACTCTTGGATGGCCGAATTTATGGCTAACATACCGCATTACCATCGAAATACCGTCGACACGGTCCGCATGGCGATAACAGCGCGCGAACTTTTGAAATCTACTGCTGCAAACGAAGGGTTTACCTTCGATGTTGAAGAACGCGGCATTTTGCACATCTACAACACCAAAAAGGAATATGACCACGCCACAGAGGTGAATGCGCTTTTAACTGAGGGCGGTCTGAACCGAGAAGCTATGTCCCCCTCCGAGATGAAAACCCTGGAACCGGCGCTTGAGGGGGATTTTTACGGCGGCTACTTTACGCAATCAGATATGACAGGCGACATCCATCGCTACAGCACTGGCCTGTCAGAGGCCTGCAAAAAGAAAGGTGCCGCATTTCACTTCAACTCGGATGTGACACACATCACCCATACCGCGCAGGGTCCAGTTGTGCACTGGAAGGACGCGAAAGACGCCAAGAACGACAACCAGTTTGATGGGATGGTCATTTGTGCTGGCGTCGGGAGCCGTAAATTTGGCAAAATGCTGGGCGACCGGGTAAACGTTTATCCAGTCAAAGGTTATTCAATCACCGTTAATTTGAATGATGAAACGAGCAGGCAGGCAGCCCCTTGGATCAGCCTGTTGGATGACGAAGCTAAGATCGTGACAAGTCGGTTGGGCCCTGATCGTTTCAGGGTCGCAGGAACGGCCGAATTCAATGGCTACAACTGGGATATCCGCGACGATCGGGTGCGGCCGCTTGTTAAGTGGGTTGAGCAGAAGTTCCCGAATGTCGAAACTGAGCATGCGGTGCCGTGGGCGGGTCTACGCCCGATGATGCCGAACATGGTGCCAATGGTGAAGGGCGGCAAACGTCTCGGTGTCTATTATAACACTGGCCACGGGCATTTAGGGTGGACATTGTCAGCGGCCACGGCGGAGATAATTGCCGAAAAAATCAAGGAAGAAATCTAA
- a CDS encoding amino acid synthesis family protein: MDIRKTVFTKEIITADEMGQTCDQITRVAAMAVVRNPFAGMHQDDLSPLFDVGAQLGGSLTQELVNMLGGPPIAYGKAAIVGSAGSMEHGAAVLHPALGKPVRAAVGGGKSLMPSNHKVGALGASIDLPLGHKDEAWSFDHIDTVTLWVPDAPRADEIVLCVGLSNGTRAQPRVGTGPSPS, encoded by the coding sequence ATGGACATTCGGAAAACGGTTTTCACCAAAGAAATCATCACCGCTGATGAAATGGGTCAAACGTGCGACCAGATCACGCGCGTTGCCGCAATGGCGGTTGTCAGAAATCCTTTCGCAGGAATGCATCAAGACGACCTGTCGCCCCTTTTCGACGTTGGTGCACAGCTTGGTGGGTCGCTGACACAAGAGCTTGTCAACATGTTGGGTGGGCCTCCAATTGCCTACGGCAAAGCGGCAATTGTCGGATCAGCAGGTTCGATGGAGCATGGTGCAGCCGTGTTGCACCCCGCACTTGGCAAACCGGTGCGAGCCGCCGTCGGTGGGGGTAAATCCCTCATGCCTTCGAACCACAAAGTCGGGGCTTTGGGCGCCTCCATTGATCTGCCACTTGGACATAAAGACGAGGCATGGTCCTTTGACCATATCGACACGGTAACGCTCTGGGTGCCCGACGCTCCGCGCGCAGACGAAATCGTGCTTTGCGTCGGATTGTCCAATGGAACACGAGCGCAGCCCAGAGTTGGAACGGGCCCAAGCCCCTCTTGA